In one window of Macaca thibetana thibetana isolate TM-01 chromosome 5, ASM2454274v1, whole genome shotgun sequence DNA:
- the TRIM61 gene encoding putative tripartite motif-containing protein 61 isoform X1, translating into MEFVAALADLRAEASCPICLDYLKDPVTISCGHNFCLSCIIMSWKDLDDSFPCPFCHFCCPERKFVSNPQLGSLTELAKQLQIRSKRKRQEEKHVCKKHNQLLTFFCQKDLELLCPRCSFSTDHQHHCVWPIKKAASYHRKKLEEYNAPWKERVELIEKVITMQTRKSLELKKQVKHRAEEVKSEFEQLRLFLQNQQETVLRQLQDEEMDILAQLNESLTKFSDYTSSLKYLLKEIESIHVKSELELLANVKDIYHRYKNLKFPEPFSFKLKEYGYHLPPQYSGLNKIIKRFQVDVILDPETAHRKLIVSEDRKTVRYGNTTQNLPRNPRRFYLLPAVLGSKGYSCGRQYWEVEVKDKPEWILGVCNDSLPRRRKSQPILVQDGLWGI; encoded by the coding sequence ATGGAATTTGTGGCGGCCCTGGCTGACCTCCGAGCAGAGGCTAGCTGTCCCATCTGTCTGGACTACTTGAAAGACCCAGTGACCATCAGCTGCGGGCATAACTTCTGTCTCTCCTGCATCATTATGTCCTGGAAGGATCTAGATGATAGTTTCCCCTGCCCCTTTTGCCACTTTTGCTGTCCAGAAAGGAAATTTGTAAGCAATCCCCAGCTGGGTAGTTTGACTGAACTTGCTAAGCAACTCCAGATAAGAAGcaagaggaagaggcaggaagagaagCATGTGTGTAAGAAGCATAATCAGCTTTTGACTTTCTTCTGTCAGAAAGACCTAGAGCTTTTATGTCCAAGGTGCAGTTTCTCCACTGATCACCAGCATCACTGTGTTTGGCCCATAAAGAAGGCTGCCTCGTATCATAGGAAGAAACTGGAGGAATATAATGCACCGTGGAAGGAGAGAGTGGAACTAATTGAAAAAGTCATAACTATGCAAACCAGAAAATCACTGGAACTGAAGAAACAGGTAAAACATAGGGCAGAAGAAGTCAAGTCTGAATTTGAGCAACTTAGGTTATTTCTGCAAAATCAGCAAGAGACTGTTCTTAGGCAATTACAAGATGAAGAGATGGATATTTTAGCACAACTAAATGAAAGCCTAACAAAATTTTCAGATTATACCTCCTCATTAAAATATCTCCTAAAGGAGATAGAGAGCATACATGTGAAGTCAGAACTGGAATTACTGGCTAATGTTAAGGATATCTATCAcagatataaaaatttaaaattccctGAACCTTTTTCATTCAAATTAAAAGAATATGGTTACCATCTGCCTCCACAATATTCTGGCCTAAACAAAATCATCAAGCGATTTCAAGTAGATGTAATTCTAGATCCTGAAACAGCACATCGTAAACTTATAGTCTCAGAAGATAGAAAAACTGTGCGGTATGGAAATACAACACAAAACTTACCTCGTAACCCAAGAAGATTTTATCTCCTCCCAGCTGTTCTGGGTTCTAAGGGATATAGCTGTGGCAGGCAGTACTGGGAAGTAGAAGTGAAAGACAAGCCTGAATGGATTCTTGGTGTCTGTAATGACTCTCTTCCCAGAAGGAGGAAGAGTCAACCAATTTTAGTACAGGATGGACTATGGGGAATTTGA